Genomic segment of Veillonella parvula DSM 2008:
GAGTGCCCAGAACAAAATATCCACGCCCAATTTTTGGAACTTAGGATCTTTACCGCCATTAATAATCGGCGCCAAGAATAAACCGGCACTCAAGAATGCCATCGCAATCCAGAACAAGGATGCTTGAATATGCCAAGTACGAGCAATAGAATATGGGAAATACTGCGCCAATGGAATGCCATAGAAAGCCTGTCCTTCTACAGTGTAATGCGCAATGATACCGCCCATACCAAGTTGTAATAAAAATAATGCCAAAATTGTAAATAAATATTTGCCCAAAGACCGTTGAGACGGTGTGAGATGCAATTTGGAAATTGGATCTTCCGCAGGCGGTGTTAATTCATGTTCATCTTGTTTGCGACCGAATGCCCACATCCATACAACAATACCAATACCACAAAGTAAAATAATAACACTCACAACAGACCAAGCTACGCTTTCCGGTGTTGGATTATGATCTAACAATGGCTCGTGAGGCCAATTGTTGGTGTATGTTGCATCTGTACCAGGACGTTGAGTCGATGCCATCCACGTAGTCCAGAAGAAGAATCGTGCCATATCAATACGATCTTTTAATTCTGGCAACGTATTGTCTTTCATCGCAAAATGATCGCGTGTTTCGGACAATTTAGGGTTATCACCATACAGTTCAATAAAATATTGTCCGGTTAAATTCATCGCTGTAATACGTTCCGGTGAAAGCACAACAGTTCCATCTTCACGAACAGCACTGTTAAAGTACTCTGCTTTAACTGCTTCTTTAACAGCCGCTTTCTGCACATCACCTAACTGTTCATAAAGAACACCAAAAGCTTCTTGAGACTTGATATCAAGCATTACGGACACTTCTTTGTGCAACCAATCAGCTGTCCAGTCCGGGGCTTGATATGCGCCATGACCTAGTACGGTCCCTACAGATTGACCACCTGTAGATTGCCAAGCCGATTGACCATGTAAGATATCATCCTTAGTAAACAAAACCTGTCCATCTTGAGATACATACGCGGTTGGTACCGGTGGCGCTTGATGATATACATCAGTACCCAAATAGCCAAGAATAGAGAATCCAATAATAAGAACTGCTACTACGGCTATCCAATACTTTTTGTATTCGCCCATCACATTACCTCCTTTTCTATAAAAGCACAAAAAGAGAGCCTATGCTCTCCTCATATATAATATACACTAATTTTATAAATAAAGTTGTATCTAAGGTTACAATATATTAAAATTTCTTCTCAATTTGTATCAATAGTATGATTATCCTTTGAAGCCTGAATACAACGTATATGTCACATTATAAAATCATCATTGTTTCAATATATTAGCGATTCAATCATATACTCTTAATCATCAATATATACAAAATAAAAGGGACCCATTGGGTCCCTTTTATTGAATCTAAAATTCAATTATATAGCTAATGTATCGATACATTGAGCTATAAACTTGTATTAACCTTCGATTTCTGTTACTACGCCAGCGCCTACTGTATGGCCACCTTCGCGGATCGCGAAACGAAGACCTTCTTCGATAGCGATTGGAGTAATCAATTCGATTTCCATTGTTACGTTATCGCCAGGCATACACATTTCTACACCTTCAGGAAGGTTTACAACACCTGTTACGTCTGTTGTACGGAAGTAGAATTGTGGACGGTAGTTGGAGAAGAATGGAGTATGACGACCACCTTCTTCTTTAGTCAATACGTATACTTCTGCTTTGAATTTTGTATGTGGGTTGATGGAACCTGGTTTAGCCAATACTTGACCACGTTCAATGTCTTTACGATCAACACCACGAAGCAATGCACCTACGTTGTCACCTGCTACTGCAGAATCCAACACTTTACGGAACATTTCAAGACCTGTTACTACGTATTGTTCAGCTTTTTCTTTCAAGCCTACTACTTCAACAGTATCACCAACGTTTACTTGACCACGTTCAACACGGCCAGTTGCTACTGTACCACGACCAGTGATTGTGAAAACATCTTCCACAGGCATCAAGAATGGTTTATCAGTGTCACGAACTGGTGTTGGGATGTAGGAGTCTACAGCGTCCATCAATTCGTCAATTTTAGCTACATATTGAGCATCGCCTTCCAAAGCTTTCAACGCGGAACCTACAACGATAGGTACTTCGTCGCCAGGGAATTCGTAGGAAGAAAGAAGTTCACGAACTTCCATTTCTACCAATTCGATCAATTCTTCATCGTCAACCATGTCAGCTTTGTTCAAGAATACTACGATTGCAGGAACACCAACTTGGCGAGCCAACAAGATGTGTTCGCGAGTTTGAGGCATAGGGCCGTCAGCTGCGGATACAACCAAGATAGCGCCGTCCATTTGAGCCGCACCAGTAATCATGTTTTTAACATAGTCAGCATGGCCTGGGCAGTCAACGTGTGCATAGTGACGGTTAGCAGTTTCATACTCAACGTGTGCAGTATTAATTGTGATACCGCGTTCACGTTCTTCTGGAGCTTTATCAATCATGCTGTAATCTTGGAAGTCAGCTTGACCTTTTTCAGCCAATACTTTAGTGATTGCAGCAGTCAAAGTAGTTTTACCATGGTCAACGTGACCGATTGTACCGATGTTAACATGCGGTTTCGTACGTTCAAATTTTTCTTTTGCCATTAGGATTATATCCTCCTTCACAAAAACAAATTACATTCTAGTATTAATATAATATATTAACCCTAATTTATCAATGGAATATAAGATTTCCTTACCTATTATTATACCATATATACAAAGTCTTAGAATAGCATGTCATATGTAAAGAAATAAAAAAATCCCCACCAAGGTGAGGTTTAATGGTGGCGGCACACGGATTTGAACCGCGGACACACCGGGTATGAACCGATTGCTCTAGCCAACTGAGCTATGCCGCCATGTATGGAGCTAGTGACCGGGATTGAACCGGTGACCTTATCCTTACCAAGGATACGCTCTGCCGACTGAGCTACACCAGCACAATGAACGATCATTTCACTGTGGTTTTTATGGTTGCGGGGACAGGACTTGAACCTGCGACCTTCGGGTTATGAGCCCGACGAGCTACCAACTGCTCCACCCCGCTATGAATGGTGGAGGGAGAAGGATTCGAACCTTCGAAGTCGAAGACGGCAGATTTACAGTCTGCTCCCTTTGGCCGCTCGGGAATCCCTCCATAAATAAAATGGAGCTGGCGATAGGAATTGAACCCACAACCTGCTGATTACAAGTCAGCTGCTCTACCTATTGAGCTACGCCAGCATCATTACGACAAGATGAATTGTATCACCTAGCACACTAAGTGTCAAGAACCTTTTAAAAACTTTTTTGAAGTTTTTCGTTCACTGTGGTCACCCTTAGTGCTTAATCATAATAACATGAAACGATACCCTATGCAAGTATTTTGTCAAAAAAAATTTATATTTTATCAATCCTCTATAAAATGCCTTGTTTTCAGTATATATCCAGTAATCAACTTTTATTTACTAGTATATTCTTTATATACCTTTACATAGTTTCATTCCTTACCAGTCCATGCCTGCTAACATCCATATTTCAGGTTTACTAAAATCAAATAATAGGAAATTACAAAACTATATTTTTTACCTAATAACTGTAATTATATAACTAAAAAAGGAGATAGCCCGCTATCTCCTTCTATACACTTATAGTTTTCTCTATATTCAACCAATATGTTCAAACATACCTTTAGTCGATTGCAATAACATGATCTGGATGTGCAATACTAACTACAGCATGTTTAGGATTATTGTTATGTTCTAAGTACAACTGGTCCCCTTCAATATGTCCACGCCAGCCAACGACAATAGGATACTTCTTACTAATAGTTTTTAACAACTCAAATGGTTTTAGATTTAAGATAGGTGCAAAGAATACATTAATGCCATCTAGCAAGACTACTTCCGTATCGCTACGGCTAAGAGCACGGCAAATAACTTCTTCCGCTAATTGAGGCCGTTCATCACGAGGCACGAGCAAAAACTCTTCCTCAATGAGTTGCTTAGCTTCCAAGTATTTCCAGCCCTTCTGCTCAGACAATTCACGAATTAGCAAACTTTTACCAGAACCTGGACCACCAACGATAAACAATATACGTTCATCATCACCTTGAATCTTTTCCCAACGTTCTTTTACATCTTGTACAGTAACCATACCCTTTGCCTCCTCGCTGTGACCTATCCTATTTTACAGGACGGTCAGATAACATAACGGATTTGATATATTGGTTTTTATCATCTAGGGCAAACTGTAAATAAGAGTTGCTTGCCGCTGGATTTTTATATTCATATACGGTAGACGTCCCCGCCTTTGTTGTAGATTCAACAATACGAGTTGGCATACCATACACAAAGAGCAATAAATATTTGGTATCACCCATCGCGATTCCACGACGTGTAGGCGTATAAACATTTAATAATACGCGATTGATAAGATCTTTTTTATCTACACTCACACCGTATTCATTATAGCCAATAAATGTGGAGCCAAACAATATGCCTTGATGTTTCCAATCATTATTAGGATCATTAACAAAATGATCATTCAACTTGAAACCACGCAATACAAAATCATCAGCCGTAAGCGTGCCAGCTTCAAAATCATACACTTCAGCTTTCGGCAATCCAAACCTAGGCCATACTTGTCCACTAATAATGTCTACAGCCTCTATATTGCTTTGTTTAATGGTGAAAGCAATATATTCTTTTTGCTGACCAAGCATAGATTGTTGTTGGCTATTACTATTTGTATTCTCTACGGGACTCTTAAACTCCTTTTTTTGAGGCAATGAATTTTCGGAATGCCCCTCATAAAGGAAAATATACGTCTCATTTTTCTTATCACGCCACATCGCATTAGGACTGCCATAGGCAAATATCAATTCCATCCGTGTGCTACCAGGACCAATGTCACGTACTGTATTAGCGCCTTTTTTCGTACTATGAATATTTGTAATAGTATTTGGTTCAAAGAAGTAAGTCGCCCCTTGACCGCGCAATTGATTGTTAACCAACAATTCTTGAGCAGGTCCAGTATATACAGTTACTGCTACATCTTTCATGTAATACGTAGTAAAGTTATCACGTACCTCAGTTTTTTCTACATCTTTTGGGACTTCAAACTGATCCCCCAATCGGTATGTGCCAATAGCATAGTCATCTTGAGAACCTAAAGGCGGTAAACTGTTTGCCGTATAAGACTTACCAATATCAGCTAAATTATTCTGAGTGATACTCGGCAAAGGACCTTCGTTCTCACTATCCGCTTGCCAGAATTGTATAGAATCACCAAATTCAGTTACAGCCATTTGCTCTGCGAGCCATCCAGTTTTAGAACCTTCCTGTTTCGTTTTTGGGTCTAGCTTAACAACTCTAACTGGTGCATTATCAAGGTAAGACAAGCTATCAACCTCACCAGTTCCATCTACACTACCATCATTGCTCGCATTAGCGGAATCTTGAGCTACAACGTTAGTGTCATCAGTAGTTTCTACTGCAACTGGGTTAACAGTGGAAATGGCAGGCTCTGCTGCATAACTGATTGTAGTAGCACACAAGCCCACAAGGAGGGCTGCTACAATACGGCTCTTCATAGAATAGTTCATCGATTATTCTCCAACTGTGCACGCAACCAATTCAACCATGTTTCAAGACCGTTGTGGGCCGTGCAACTTACTTCAAAAATTTCTCCATTTGGATTTAAATTACGGATATCTTGTATTGCCTGCTCCTTTTTGAAAGGCACATAAGGCAATAAATCAATCTTGTTAATAAGGATGGCCTTAGACTCTTTAAAGATTAACGGATACTTAAGGGGCTTATCTTCACCTTCGGTAACAGATAAAATCGTTACTTTCATGCTTTCACCAATCTCAAATTCCGCAGGGCACACTAAATTTCCTACATTTTCGATAATAATCATATCGAGGTCATCAAGATTCAGATCACCTAAGGCATCTTGAATCATCTGTGCATCGAGATGGCACCCACCAACCGTATTAATCTGAATAACAGGCACACCCAACTCATGAATACGCTTAGCATCCTTTGCCGTAAATAAATCGCCTTCAATAACGGCTAAGCGATAATCCTTTTTTAAATCTTGTAGGGTTGCCTCCAAAAGGGAAGTCTTACCTGCCCCAGGTGAACCTAACAGATTAAATACAAATATATTCTTTTCCTTAAACAACTGTTGTAAAGCCTCTGCAATAGCATCGTTTTTTGCCAGTACATTAGTTTTAACTTGAACTTGCATGCCCTAACCTTTCTATCAATCGATATCCATAGAGGTCACTTGTAACTCGCGACCGCCTATAGTTTGTACGAAATGACTGTCACAATAAGGACAAATAAACGTATAATTTTTTACAAAAAATATTTTATCACAATCTAAACACTTTCCTTCAATAGGAACTGTATTGATTTCTATGCGTGAGCCTTCCGCAGGTGTTCCCTTCGTAATGGCTTCCCAACAAAATAGCAATGAATCCGGTTCTACCCCACTCATTAAACCTAAGTCTAGTTGAATAGAATGAATGACTGTCGCATCATGTTGACGTAAGGTATCGAGCGCTACATCAAGAATACCTTCTGCTATAGACATCTCATGCATGATATGCCTCGTACACAGCTTCGAGCATCATTGTTGTAGTGACTGATCCAACGCCTCCTGGTACAGGGGTAATGGCAGATGCAATATCTTTTACCGCATCATAATCAACATCCCCTACAGTTTTTCCATCCAGTTCATTAATACCTACATCAATAACAACAGCACCTGGCTTAATCATATTAGCCGTAATCATATGAGCACGACCAGCTGCGGCAATAACAATATCACCACGCTTTACTTGCTCTGCTAGATCAGGGGTTCTAGAATGGCACATTGTAACGGTACCATGTGCAGAGAGAGCCATAAGCGCTATAGGTTTACCGATAACTTGGCTACGACCGACTACAACCACATGTTTTTCTTCTACAGAAATATTATAGTGATTTAAAATAGCCATACAAGCCTTAGCCGTACAAGGAGCAAAGCCACCCTTCCCAGCTGTTACTAAACCGATGTTATATGTTGTAAGACCATCAATATCTTTTTTAGGATCTAACATATCGATAAGGGCTTCTGTATCAATGTGTTTAGG
This window contains:
- a CDS encoding nitric-oxide reductase large subunit, which encodes MGEYKKYWIAVVAVLIIGFSILGYLGTDVYHQAPPVPTAYVSQDGQVLFTKDDILHGQSAWQSTGGQSVGTVLGHGAYQAPDWTADWLHKEVSVMLDIKSQEAFGVLYEQLGDVQKAAVKEAVKAEYFNSAVREDGTVVLSPERITAMNLTGQYFIELYGDNPKLSETRDHFAMKDNTLPELKDRIDMARFFFWTTWMASTQRPGTDATYTNNWPHEPLLDHNPTPESVAWSVVSVIILLCGIGIVVWMWAFGRKQDEHELTPPAEDPISKLHLTPSQRSLGKYLFTILALFLLQLGMGGIIAHYTVEGQAFYGIPLAQYFPYSIARTWHIQASLFWIAMAFLSAGLFLAPIINGGKDPKFQKLGVDILFWALVVLVVGSFTGTYLGVAHEIPASLNFYLGHQGYEFIELGRVWQWIEYIGILFWLVLMVRSIIGAFKNKGDKNLIAAFIFSVVMVGIFYGPGLFYGEHSHLAIMEYWRWWVIHLWVEGFFEVFSTTLMAFIFVTLGLVSYRAGTIAAISSGAIYLIGGIPGTFHHLYFTGVTSTIVATGASFSALEVVPLVLLGYEAFENYTRLHSAPWMHRLKWPVYCFIAVSFWNLVGAGIFGFLINMPVSLFYIQGLNTTAVHAHTALFGVYGFLSLGFVFLIARYIRPEVEFNDKLMKFGFWALNWGLALMVLISLLPIGLIQSWASVTQGLWLARSEDFMQQPLLQNLRWLRMVGDTIMILGALAFFWQIVKVTFTKKQ
- the tuf gene encoding elongation factor Tu, with the protein product MAKEKFERTKPHVNIGTIGHVDHGKTTLTAAITKVLAEKGQADFQDYSMIDKAPEERERGITINTAHVEYETANRHYAHVDCPGHADYVKNMITGAAQMDGAILVVSAADGPMPQTREHILLARQVGVPAIVVFLNKADMVDDEELIELVEMEVRELLSSYEFPGDEVPIVVGSALKALEGDAQYVAKIDELMDAVDSYIPTPVRDTDKPFLMPVEDVFTITGRGTVATGRVERGQVNVGDTVEVVGLKEKAEQYVVTGLEMFRKVLDSAVAGDNVGALLRGVDRKDIERGQVLAKPGSINPHTKFKAEVYVLTKEEGGRHTPFFSNYRPQFYFRTTDVTGVVNLPEGVEMCMPGDNVTMEIELITPIAIEEGLRFAIREGGHTVGAGVVTEIEG
- the brxF gene encoding BREX-3 system P-loop-containing protein BrxF translates to MVTVQDVKERWEKIQGDDERILFIVGGPGSGKSLLIRELSEQKGWKYLEAKQLIEEEFLLVPRDERPQLAEEVICRALSRSDTEVVLLDGINVFFAPILNLKPFELLKTISKKYPIVVGWRGHIEGDQLYLEHNNNPKHAVVSIAHPDHVIAID
- a CDS encoding hydrogenase maturation nickel metallochaperone HypA/HybF; the protein is MHEMSIAEGILDVALDTLRQHDATVIHSIQLDLGLMSGVEPDSLLFCWEAITKGTPAEGSRIEINTVPIEGKCLDCDKIFFVKNYTFICPYCDSHFVQTIGGRELQVTSMDID
- a CDS encoding bifunctional 5,10-methylenetetrahydrofolate dehydrogenase/5,10-methenyltetrahydrofolate cyclohydrolase; translation: MIELRGKAVADAHKAILQEKVAAVGNSVITMAVLLVGEDHGAHMYATFMEKTAKNFGYGFVLKQLPKTATQDEVVAALHELNTDASIHGILPLMPMPKHIDTEALIDMLDPKKDIDGLTTYNIGLVTAGKGGFAPCTAKACMAILNHYNISVEEKHVVVVGRSQVIGKPIALMALSAHGTVTMCHSRTPDLAEQVKRGDIVIAAAGRAHMITANMIKPGAVVIDVGINELDGKTVGDVDYDAVKDIASAITPVPGGVGSVTTTMMLEAVYEAYHA
- the hypB gene encoding hydrogenase nickel incorporation protein HypB, which produces MQVQVKTNVLAKNDAIAEALQQLFKEKNIFVFNLLGSPGAGKTSLLEATLQDLKKDYRLAVIEGDLFTAKDAKRIHELGVPVIQINTVGGCHLDAQMIQDALGDLNLDDLDMIIIENVGNLVCPAEFEIGESMKVTILSVTEGEDKPLKYPLIFKESKAILINKIDLLPYVPFKKEQAIQDIRNLNPNGEIFEVSCTAHNGLETWLNWLRAQLENNR